The proteins below come from a single Cytobacillus luteolus genomic window:
- the dnaG gene encoding DNA primase has protein sequence MGYRIPEETIEKIRHSVDIVDVISEYVQLKKQGRNYFGLCPFHGESTPSFSVSPDKQIYHCFGCGAGGNALSFIMDIDGITFTEAAKRLADRVNIELPNLETDPIHPQKQQDSTMMIEAHELLKKFYHHLLVNTKEGEHALDYLLNRGFSMEEIEKFEIGFALDSWDFASKFLVQRGFKQEMMEKAGLIIKKESDGSYFDRFRNRIMFPIWDHQGKTIAFSGRVLETNTREPKYLNSPETIIFNKSKTLYNFHNARPFMRKNEQVVLFEGFMDVISANRADIPYSIATMGTSLTEEQAKMIRRNVESVTICYDGDSAGIEATVRAAAILKDIGCYVKVASMPEGLDPDDYVKKYGPEHFKGDVIGASLTLMAFKMRYFRKGKNLQDEGEKIKYIQLVLNEIGKLDNAVEKDHYLRTLSNEFSISLDALKEQHEQINKSLQNKKDNDDRNRNNIPRKPLLAKKLLPAYHNAERLLIAHMLRDKDITYKVHDALQGDFNIEEHRAIVLYLYAYYEEGNDPDIGTFIQRLNNEKLKSVVTEIAMQSINEEVSELELTDYIKQVLKHQKLSMIKEKEVAQQEAERQSDFKRAATIAMEILQLRRTINSR, from the coding sequence ATGGGATATCGAATTCCTGAAGAAACTATCGAAAAAATTCGCCATTCTGTAGACATTGTTGACGTAATCAGTGAATATGTTCAATTGAAGAAACAAGGAAGAAACTATTTCGGTCTTTGTCCGTTTCATGGAGAAAGTACGCCGTCTTTCTCTGTCTCTCCAGATAAACAAATTTATCACTGTTTTGGCTGTGGAGCAGGAGGCAATGCATTATCTTTCATAATGGACATTGATGGGATAACTTTTACCGAAGCAGCCAAGCGCTTAGCTGACAGGGTAAATATAGAATTACCTAATCTAGAAACTGATCCTATTCATCCACAGAAACAACAGGACTCTACCATGATGATAGAGGCTCATGAACTTCTAAAGAAATTCTACCATCATTTATTGGTAAATACAAAAGAGGGTGAGCACGCACTTGATTACCTGCTTAATCGAGGATTTTCGATGGAGGAAATCGAAAAGTTCGAAATCGGTTTTGCATTAGACTCTTGGGACTTTGCATCTAAATTTCTTGTTCAAAGAGGTTTTAAGCAGGAGATGATGGAAAAGGCAGGATTAATTATTAAAAAAGAGTCAGACGGCTCTTACTTTGATCGTTTTCGAAATAGGATCATGTTTCCTATATGGGATCATCAAGGAAAAACAATTGCTTTTTCAGGTCGTGTCCTAGAAACAAATACAAGAGAACCTAAGTATTTAAACAGTCCTGAAACAATCATCTTTAATAAAAGTAAAACATTGTATAACTTTCATAATGCTAGGCCGTTTATGAGAAAGAATGAACAGGTTGTTCTTTTTGAAGGTTTTATGGATGTTATATCTGCTAATAGAGCTGATATACCATATTCAATTGCAACAATGGGTACTTCTTTAACAGAAGAGCAGGCCAAGATGATTCGAAGGAATGTTGAATCTGTAACGATTTGTTATGACGGTGACTCAGCCGGAATTGAAGCCACTGTTAGAGCAGCTGCCATTTTAAAAGATATAGGTTGTTATGTGAAAGTTGCTTCAATGCCTGAAGGATTAGACCCTGATGACTACGTCAAGAAGTATGGACCAGAGCACTTTAAAGGTGATGTAATAGGGGCAAGCCTAACTCTTATGGCATTCAAGATGAGATATTTTCGAAAAGGTAAGAACCTTCAAGATGAAGGAGAAAAAATTAAATATATCCAATTGGTCCTAAATGAAATTGGAAAACTTGACAATGCGGTTGAAAAAGACCACTACCTTAGAACACTATCGAATGAATTCTCAATCTCACTTGATGCTCTAAAAGAGCAACACGAACAAATTAATAAATCTTTGCAAAATAAAAAGGATAATGATGATAGGAACAGAAATAATATACCTAGAAAACCATTATTAGCGAAAAAGCTTTTACCTGCTTATCATAATGCAGAAAGATTATTAATTGCCCATATGTTAAGAGATAAAGACATTACTTATAAGGTTCATGATGCACTTCAAGGTGACTTCAATATTGAAGAGCACCGAGCAATTGTATTATACCTTTACGCATATTATGAAGAAGGTAATGATCCCGATATTGGAACATTTATTCAAAGATTGAATAATGAAAAGCTTAAGAGTGTAGTAACTGAAATTGCGATGCAATCTATTAATGAAGAAGTTTCTGAGCTAGAATTGACAGATTATATAAAACAGGTGTTGAAACATCAGAAATTGTCAATGATAAAAGAAAAAGAAGTTGCTCAACAAGAAGCCGAACGTCAGAGCGATTTCAAAAGAGCAGCAACTATTGCAATGGAAATTTTACAATTAAGAAGAACCATCAATAGCAGATGA
- a CDS encoding pyruvate, water dikinase regulatory protein → MNRIIYVVSDSVGETAELVVKAAISQFNNSATEIKRVPYVEDKGTISEVISLAKMNSAIIAFTLVVPELRNFLIQEAKIAGVTVFDIIGPLIDNMQGLYGLTPRHEPGLVRKLDEDYFKKIEAIEFAVKYDDGRDPRGILRADIILVGVSRTSKTPLSQYLAHKRLKVANVPLVPEVDPPEELFLVPPHKCIGLKISPEKLNDIRRERLKSLGLDDQAIYANIDRIKEELDHFERVINKIGCDVIDVTKKAVEETANIILQQINKKNR, encoded by the coding sequence ATGAATAGAATTATTTATGTTGTATCAGATTCAGTAGGAGAAACTGCCGAACTAGTTGTAAAGGCAGCAATTAGTCAATTTAATAATTCAGCCACTGAGATAAAAAGAGTACCGTATGTCGAAGATAAAGGGACGATCTCAGAAGTCATTTCGTTAGCTAAGATGAACAGCGCTATAATCGCTTTTACTCTCGTAGTCCCAGAGCTTCGTAACTTTTTAATCCAAGAAGCGAAGATAGCGGGAGTAACAGTATTTGACATAATTGGACCTTTAATTGACAATATGCAAGGTTTATATGGGTTAACTCCTAGGCATGAACCTGGATTGGTTAGAAAGCTTGACGAAGATTACTTTAAAAAAATTGAAGCTATTGAATTTGCAGTAAAATATGATGATGGACGAGACCCTCGAGGGATTTTACGAGCGGATATTATTTTAGTAGGAGTTTCTAGAACATCAAAAACACCTTTATCTCAATATTTAGCACATAAGCGATTAAAAGTAGCAAATGTTCCACTTGTTCCTGAGGTAGATCCTCCCGAAGAACTGTTTCTAGTTCCACCACATAAATGTATCGGATTGAAAATTAGCCCAGAGAAATTAAATGATATTAGAAGAGAACGCCTAAAGTCCCTAGGTTTGGATGATCAGGCAATCTATGCAAACATTGACCGGATTAAAGAAGAGTTAGACCACTTTGAGAGAGTCATAAATAAAATTGGCTGTGATGTCATTGATGTAACGAAAAAGGCCGTTGAAGAAACCGCCAATATTATTCTGCAACAGATAAATAAGAAAAATAGATAA
- a CDS encoding helix-turn-helix transcriptional regulator, whose protein sequence is MVITIELNKRQEKILQIVKDDGPITGEHIADRLNLTRATLRPDLAILTMAGYLDARPRVGYFYTGKTGAQLFSDKIKKMVVKDYQSIPVVVNESVSVYDAIVTMFLEDVGTLFVVDENSVLVGVLSRKDLLRASIGKQELSSIPVNIIMTRMPNITMCDREDLLVDVAEKLIEKQIDALPVIRETEHGFMVVGRITKTNITKAFVSLAGEEII, encoded by the coding sequence GTGGTGATTACAATCGAACTAAATAAAAGGCAAGAGAAAATTTTACAGATAGTAAAGGATGATGGCCCTATTACGGGGGAACATATTGCCGATAGACTTAATTTAACGAGGGCCACCCTAAGACCGGATTTAGCTATCTTAACAATGGCCGGTTATTTAGATGCCAGACCGCGGGTAGGGTATTTTTATACAGGAAAAACAGGAGCTCAATTATTCTCAGATAAAATAAAAAAAATGGTTGTTAAGGATTATCAATCGATCCCTGTTGTTGTCAATGAGAGTGTATCAGTTTACGATGCTATTGTAACAATGTTTTTAGAGGATGTAGGAACGTTATTTGTAGTAGATGAAAATTCTGTTCTAGTGGGTGTTCTCTCTAGAAAGGATTTGTTACGTGCTAGTATAGGTAAGCAGGAGCTTTCATCCATTCCTGTAAACATCATCATGACAAGAATGCCAAATATTACAATGTGTGACCGAGAGGACCTTTTGGTAGATGTAGCTGAGAAATTAATCGAGAAACAAATAGATGCACTTCCAGTTATAAGAGAAACTGAGCATGGCTTTATGGTAGTAGGACGTATAACGAAAACGAATATTACAAAAGCATTCGTATCCTTAGCAGGAGAAGAAATAATATAA
- the glyS gene encoding glycine--tRNA ligase subunit beta, translated as MNNRDLLLEIGLEEMPARFVTDAMNQLSSKLTNWFMEKNISFDQVHSFSTPRRLAVLVTGVAEKQQDVDTEAKGPAKKIALDDNGEWTKAAIGFARGQGASVEDIYFKEINGVEYVHVRKFVKGLDTKDTLNELAQLIREMSFPKNMRWGNEDLKFVRPIKWVVTLFGNEIIPLTISTVTSDRKTWGHRFLGEQIELQNSSDYEKAMLSQYVIVDSLERKEAIVNQIKSLEFDNNWIVPIDEDLLEEVNNLVEYPTALFGKFEEEFLGLPEEVLITSMKEHQRYFPVKDQNGKLLPYFITIRNGDHKHIETVAKGNEKVLRARLSDADFFYKEDQKLKIDVLVKKLDSIVYHVELGSIGDKVRRVKELSVTLSSLVGLSDDELSKVERAAEICKFDLVTHMVYEFPELQGFMGERYAKLSGENDEVALAINEHYMPRHSEDTVPTSHTGAIVSIADKLDTIIGCFSIGLIPTGSQDPYALRRQAAGIVQILLDKNWDISLEVLLQTALEQFNQQQKGKRETNEVYEELLQFFKMRLKNILSDNMIRYDITEAVLGTNLGNISYFVNRAKVLEKEKETPSFKGAIESLSRVINISKKGTKLEINPSLFASEQEKELYEKYNQIASQVETATIKRDANEAFELLCSLQPYIDNYFDHTMVMAEDEVVKNNRLAQMVHLADIIKLFADTNAILVK; from the coding sequence ATGAATAACCGTGATTTGCTTTTAGAAATAGGATTAGAGGAAATGCCTGCTAGGTTTGTAACAGATGCAATGAATCAATTATCCTCTAAGTTAACAAATTGGTTTATGGAAAAGAATATTTCTTTTGACCAGGTGCATAGCTTTTCAACACCTAGAAGACTGGCAGTACTTGTAACTGGTGTTGCTGAAAAACAACAAGATGTTGATACTGAGGCAAAAGGACCGGCAAAAAAGATTGCTTTGGATGACAATGGAGAGTGGACAAAAGCTGCAATTGGATTTGCAAGGGGGCAAGGTGCTTCTGTTGAGGATATCTACTTTAAAGAAATAAATGGAGTAGAGTATGTGCATGTCAGAAAATTTGTTAAGGGTCTAGATACAAAAGATACGTTAAACGAGTTAGCTCAGCTTATTAGAGAGATGAGTTTCCCAAAGAATATGCGTTGGGGAAATGAAGATCTTAAGTTTGTAAGACCTATCAAATGGGTGGTAACTCTATTTGGTAATGAAATTATACCTTTGACAATTTCGACTGTTACAAGTGACCGTAAAACATGGGGACACCGATTCCTTGGTGAACAAATTGAGCTTCAGAACTCATCAGACTATGAAAAAGCGATGCTTTCACAGTATGTTATTGTAGATTCATTGGAAAGAAAAGAAGCAATTGTTAATCAAATTAAGAGCTTAGAGTTTGATAATAACTGGATTGTTCCAATTGATGAAGATTTACTTGAAGAGGTAAATAATTTAGTTGAATATCCAACAGCTTTATTTGGTAAATTTGAGGAGGAATTCTTAGGTTTGCCAGAAGAAGTGCTAATTACTTCAATGAAAGAACATCAACGTTATTTTCCAGTAAAAGATCAAAATGGTAAATTATTGCCGTATTTTATAACCATTCGAAACGGTGACCATAAGCACATTGAAACAGTTGCAAAGGGAAATGAAAAAGTTTTACGAGCAAGACTTTCTGATGCTGACTTCTTCTATAAAGAAGATCAAAAGTTAAAAATTGATGTTTTAGTTAAAAAGCTTGACTCAATTGTTTATCATGTGGAATTAGGCTCAATAGGTGATAAGGTACGTCGTGTAAAGGAGCTTTCAGTGACACTCTCTTCACTAGTAGGACTAAGTGATGATGAATTAAGTAAGGTAGAGAGAGCAGCTGAAATTTGTAAGTTTGACTTAGTTACTCATATGGTTTATGAATTTCCTGAGCTACAAGGCTTTATGGGAGAGAGATATGCAAAACTAAGTGGTGAAAATGATGAAGTAGCACTAGCTATTAACGAGCATTATATGCCACGTCACTCAGAAGATACAGTGCCGACTTCTCATACGGGTGCAATTGTAAGCATAGCAGATAAGTTAGATACGATTATTGGTTGCTTCTCCATCGGCTTAATTCCTACAGGCTCCCAGGATCCTTATGCACTTCGCAGACAGGCAGCTGGAATTGTTCAAATTCTGTTAGATAAGAATTGGGATATATCATTAGAAGTTCTATTACAAACAGCATTAGAACAATTTAATCAACAGCAAAAAGGCAAACGTGAAACAAATGAAGTCTATGAAGAGTTACTTCAATTCTTTAAGATGAGACTCAAAAATATTCTATCTGATAATATGATACGCTATGATATTACAGAGGCTGTTTTAGGAACAAACCTTGGAAACATCAGCTACTTTGTAAATAGAGCGAAGGTGTTAGAAAAAGAAAAAGAAACACCTTCATTTAAAGGGGCCATTGAGTCACTCAGTAGGGTCATAAATATCTCTAAGAAAGGCACTAAGCTAGAGATTAACCCTTCTCTATTTGCTTCAGAGCAAGAAAAAGAGTTATATGAGAAGTATAATCAAATTGCGAGCCAAGTTGAAACTGCTACGATTAAGAGAGATGCCAATGAGGCATTCGAACTTCTATGTTCACTACAACCTTATATTGATAATTACTTTGATCATACAATGGTAATGGCTGAAGATGAAGTTGTTAAAAATAACCGATTAGCACAAATGGTACATCTTGCTGATATCATTAAATTATTTGCAGATACAAATGCAATTCTTGTAAAATAA
- the glyQ gene encoding glycine--tRNA ligase subunit alpha, which produces MNIQDMILTLQKHWSDQGCILMQAYDVEKGAGTMSPYTFLRSLGPEPWNVAYVEPSRRPADGRYGENPNRLYQHHQFQVIMKPSPDNIQELYLDSLKALGIDPLQHDIRFVEDNWENPSLGCAGLGWEVWLDGMEVTQFTYFQQVGGIECKPVSVEITYGVERLASYIQDKENVFDLEWTNGFTVRDIFLQPEHEHSKYTFETSDTEMLFNLFTIYEKEAHRQMDEGLVHPAYDYVLKCSHTFNQLDAKGAISVTERTGYIGRVRNLARKVAQTFYQEREKLGFPMLKNEEGNTNE; this is translated from the coding sequence ATGAATATTCAAGATATGATACTAACTCTTCAAAAGCACTGGTCAGATCAAGGTTGTATTCTAATGCAGGCATATGATGTGGAAAAAGGTGCGGGTACAATGAGTCCCTATACGTTTTTAAGAAGTCTAGGACCAGAGCCATGGAATGTAGCGTATGTAGAACCTTCTCGTCGACCAGCTGATGGCAGATATGGTGAAAATCCAAATCGTCTGTATCAGCATCACCAATTTCAAGTTATTATGAAACCGTCTCCTGATAATATTCAAGAACTATATCTTGATTCCCTAAAGGCTTTAGGTATTGATCCACTTCAACACGATATTCGATTTGTTGAAGATAACTGGGAAAACCCTTCATTAGGCTGTGCAGGTTTAGGTTGGGAAGTATGGTTAGACGGAATGGAGGTTACACAGTTTACCTATTTCCAACAAGTAGGAGGAATTGAATGTAAGCCAGTTTCAGTTGAAATTACGTATGGAGTAGAGAGGTTAGCTTCCTATATCCAAGATAAAGAGAATGTATTTGATTTAGAATGGACAAATGGTTTCACAGTTCGTGACATTTTCCTTCAACCGGAACACGAGCATTCGAAATATACGTTTGAGACATCTGATACTGAGATGCTTTTTAACTTATTTACGATTTACGAAAAAGAAGCACACCGTCAGATGGACGAAGGTCTTGTCCACCCTGCATATGATTATGTACTAAAATGTTCTCACACCTTTAACCAACTGGATGCCAAAGGTGCGATTTCAGTTACGGAGCGAACAGGATATATAGGTAGAGTAAGAAATTTAGCAAGAAAGGTTGCTCAAACCTTCTATCAAGAACGTGAAAAGCTTGGATTCCCAATGTTAAAAAACGAGGAGGGGAACACAAATGAATAA
- the recO gene encoding DNA repair protein RecO, whose product MFQKCEGIVIRTTDYGENNKIVTLYTREWGKVGVMARGAKKPSSRLASITQPFTYGYYLVQRSNGLGGLQQGEIIKTMRGIREDIFLTAHASYIVELTDKATEDKKPNPYLFELLYQTLHFMNEGLDLDILTFIYEMKMLQVLGLHPVLDRCSACGSTDGQFSFSIREGGFLCHRCLQIDAHHLKISQSTVKLLRIFYYFDLNRLGKIDVKEETKSEIKKIISTYYDEYSGLSLKSKRFLNQMDHLRNSF is encoded by the coding sequence TTGTTCCAAAAATGTGAAGGCATTGTCATTCGAACAACCGATTATGGTGAAAATAACAAAATTGTGACATTATATACCCGTGAATGGGGTAAGGTTGGTGTTATGGCTAGAGGAGCGAAAAAGCCGAGTAGCCGGCTCGCTTCTATTACCCAGCCTTTTACATACGGTTATTACTTAGTTCAAAGAAGTAATGGACTTGGTGGTTTGCAGCAAGGTGAAATTATTAAAACAATGAGAGGAATTCGAGAAGATATTTTTCTCACTGCACACGCCTCTTACATTGTTGAATTAACCGATAAAGCGACCGAAGATAAAAAGCCTAATCCCTACTTGTTTGAGCTGTTGTACCAAACATTACATTTTATGAACGAAGGTCTTGATTTAGACATACTTACCTTTATTTATGAAATGAAAATGCTGCAAGTCCTAGGATTACATCCTGTTTTAGACAGATGCTCAGCATGTGGAAGCACAGATGGCCAATTCTCTTTTTCAATCCGAGAAGGTGGCTTCCTCTGCCACAGATGCCTTCAAATTGACGCACACCATCTAAAAATATCCCAATCTACAGTAAAATTACTAAGAATCTTTTATTACTTTGACCTAAACAGACTGGGAAAAATAGATGTAAAAGAAGAAACAAAATCAGAAATAAAAAAAATTATTAGCACCTACTACGACGAATACTCTGGATTATCTCTAAAATCTAAACGATTCCTAAACCAAATGGACCATCTTCGTAATTCATTTTAA
- a CDS encoding YqzL family protein, with amino-acid sequence MLDFTWKVFSNTGNIDTYLLFKQLEQEKEERPDIQDDELAEADFPIS; translated from the coding sequence ATGTTAGATTTTACCTGGAAGGTGTTTAGCAATACAGGTAACATTGATACGTATCTTCTTTTTAAACAACTAGAACAGGAGAAGGAAGAAAGACCCGATATACAGGATGATGAACTAGCAGAAGCTGATTTTCCAATTTCGTGA
- the era gene encoding GTPase Era: protein MTNNNFKSGFVSIIGRPNVGKSTFLNHVIGQKIAIMSDKPQTTRNKIQGVYTENNAQVVFIDTPGIHKPKHKLGDFMMKVAQNTLKEVDIVLFMINAEEGYGRGDEFIIERLQTTNTPVFLVINKIDQIHPDQLFLLIDQYKNLYDFKEIVPISALQGNNVETLLKQIKAYLPEGPQYYPADQVTDHPERFIVTELIREKALHLTREEIPHSIAVVMDSMEKRGDGNTVYIGATIIVERDSQKGIIIGKKGSMLKEIGQRARGDIEALLGSKVFLELWVKVQKDWRNRMTQLRDFGFNEDEY from the coding sequence ATGACAAATAATAACTTTAAGTCGGGTTTTGTATCTATTATCGGTAGACCAAATGTGGGCAAATCAACATTTCTAAACCACGTAATAGGGCAAAAGATAGCCATTATGAGTGATAAACCTCAAACGACCCGAAATAAAATACAAGGTGTATACACAGAGAATAATGCACAGGTAGTTTTCATTGATACACCAGGTATTCATAAACCAAAGCATAAGCTTGGTGACTTCATGATGAAAGTTGCCCAAAATACGTTAAAAGAAGTAGATATTGTATTATTTATGATTAATGCAGAGGAAGGATATGGTCGTGGAGATGAGTTTATCATCGAACGTTTACAGACTACCAACACACCAGTTTTCCTAGTCATAAATAAAATAGATCAAATTCACCCTGACCAACTTTTCTTACTAATCGACCAATATAAAAATCTATATGATTTTAAAGAAATTGTTCCAATCTCGGCCTTACAAGGAAATAATGTGGAAACGTTGCTTAAACAGATTAAAGCGTACTTGCCAGAAGGTCCACAATATTACCCTGCAGATCAGGTGACTGACCATCCTGAACGTTTTATCGTAACCGAATTAATTAGGGAAAAAGCACTGCACTTAACTAGAGAGGAAATTCCTCATTCAATTGCAGTTGTAATGGACTCTATGGAAAAACGAGGGGATGGCAATACAGTCTATATTGGAGCAACAATCATTGTAGAACGAGACTCTCAAAAAGGGATTATTATTGGGAAAAAAGGAAGTATGCTTAAAGAAATTGGTCAACGAGCAAGAGGTGACATTGAAGCGCTATTAGGATCAAAAGTATTTTTAGAACTGTGGGTTAAAGTTCAAAAAGACTGGAGAAACAGAATGACACAACTACGTGATTTTGGCTTTAATGAGGATGAATATTAA
- a CDS encoding cytidine deaminase, translating into MDKNQLIQEAKAAMEMAYVPYSKFQVGAALLTKDGKVYKGCNIENAAYSMTNCAERTALFKAVSEGDKEFAAIAVIADTNRPVPPCGACRQVISELCDPEMKVYLTNLQGQVQELTVKELLPGAFSPEDLHDK; encoded by the coding sequence ATGGATAAAAATCAATTAATTCAAGAAGCAAAAGCTGCTATGGAAATGGCATATGTTCCTTATTCGAAGTTTCAGGTTGGTGCTGCCCTTTTAACAAAGGATGGTAAAGTATATAAAGGCTGTAACATTGAGAATGCAGCATACAGCATGACAAATTGTGCTGAGAGAACAGCGTTATTTAAGGCTGTTTCAGAAGGGGATAAAGAGTTTGCTGCTATCGCTGTTATTGCGGATACAAATCGACCAGTTCCACCCTGTGGAGCATGCAGACAGGTTATTTCCGAGCTTTGCGACCCAGAAATGAAAGTTTATTTAACAAACCTACAGGGGCAGGTTCAAGAGTTAACAGTTAAAGAATTATTACCAGGAGCTTTTTCACCGGAGGATTTACATGACAAATAA
- a CDS encoding diacylglycerol kinase family protein: MPMDSKDKQKPEFHRFVKSFSFATEGLIHAIKRERNLQIHLVISVFVVGLSFYLNITKMEWSIIIILIGGMLSLELMNTAMERVVDLVTKEYHPLAKAAKDVAAAAVLVFALISVVVGIIIFSGYITSL, translated from the coding sequence ATGCCTATGGACTCAAAAGATAAACAAAAACCAGAATTTCATCGATTTGTGAAAAGCTTTTCTTTTGCAACAGAAGGTTTAATTCATGCAATTAAGAGGGAGAGAAACCTTCAAATCCATCTAGTTATATCTGTTTTTGTAGTTGGTTTGAGTTTTTACTTGAATATTACTAAAATGGAATGGAGCATTATTATTATTCTAATTGGTGGAATGCTCAGCTTGGAATTAATGAATACAGCGATGGAGCGGGTTGTGGATTTAGTGACAAAGGAGTACCACCCTTTAGCAAAAGCAGCAAAGGATGTTGCGGCGGCGGCTGTCTTAGTTTTTGCGCTTATATCAGTTGTTGTGGGGATCATTATATTTTCAGGCTATATTACAAGTTTGTAA
- the ybeY gene encoding rRNA maturation RNase YbeY produces the protein MRLEIDFIDETQEVSEEHINTLTGLLNSAAAIEGVEEGSELSITFVDNEKIQEINRDYRDKDRPTDVISFALEELGEGEIEIVGADMPRILGDIIISIPKTKEQAEEYGHSFLRELGFLAVHGFLHLVGYDHEEQEEEEIMFSRQREILDAYGLKR, from the coding sequence ATGAGATTAGAGATCGACTTTATTGATGAAACACAAGAAGTATCAGAAGAACATATTAATACCCTAACTGGATTATTGAATTCTGCAGCCGCAATTGAAGGGGTGGAAGAGGGTTCAGAGCTATCTATTACATTTGTGGATAACGAAAAAATTCAAGAAATCAATCGTGATTACAGAGATAAAGATCGTCCAACTGACGTGATTTCCTTTGCTCTTGAGGAATTGGGTGAAGGAGAGATTGAAATTGTCGGAGCAGATATGCCAAGAATACTTGGTGATATTATTATTTCGATACCAAAAACGAAAGAGCAAGCCGAGGAATATGGACATTCTTTCTTAAGAGAATTAGGTTTTTTAGCTGTCCATGGCTTTTTACACTTAGTTGGATATGATCATGAAGAGCAAGAAGAAGAGGAAATTATGTTTTCAAGACAAAGGGAAATTCTAGATGCCTATGGACTCAAAAGATAA